AATAACAACCATACGTGCGTTTTTTAAACAAAGTTAAgctgaaataaaaaataaataaaaaactcaagTTGTGCACGATTTGAGACTTAAAAGACCAAAtctagaaggaaaaaaaacacttaaagGACCTAAGCGATAATAATTGGATTAAACTTAAAGGAATGAAATTGTATTTTAGTCTAAATTTTATCTCTATCATCTAAATGTGAAGGATGTGAGATTACAAACCAATTCAATTTggtataaaattcataaatatattatctcacaatttcttttataatttgtgaaaatattagataaaagaTATGCTCGTGTGAATCTTGAATCACTTGTTCTCAGGTTTGAATCTTCAACTTCTAGTGTTTCCAAGTATTTTGATTTCTTTCCAAAGCTTTCAAGGTCCAAGAATGacataaaactcatatttttcaCTTAAATACTAGTTATGAGTGACTGATGATAACTTTGGTCACCCGATGAGACAAAAAAAAAGAGCACATAAATTAGTATTGATCGCATGATGAAACATCATACTAGCTTGTCGAAATTTGACaataatgaaaatgattttttttagcaCTGCACTAAACCAATTAACCAACAAAAAGAATTTGGTTAATCAATGAAAGGAAAACATAAACATCTTATTGAACTCATGAATTATAAAACCATAATTTATTCCAAATGGTTCTAAATTCAATAGTAAACTAAccaaaataatatcaataatgataataattcaAAAGTCTTTAGAAGCTACATATAATGAAGGACTATCATAACATCAAACTTAATATGTTGTTTATCCTAAAAAAAACTCTTGAacttcaaatattatatcaatttCTCATTTCTCATGTGATTCACTTCCAAACAACAAGAATCAAACTTATCatcattacaaaataaattatgttcaATGACAaccaatttaaatttcaaataactgATTTAGTAAAGGtttcaaatttatcatttaaattctAAAACATACATCATTCTACCATGGAGTTAAAAAGAAATCTAGATAGCAATTATAATATACAACAAACACATACATATTTGAAAGACTTTTGGGCTCTAATAGTACTTACGCAAGGATAAGACATTTTGTGATATTAgactttctttcattttttacttGACGTTAGTATTTTTGAGTGATAAACttgaacttgatttaatttgttcatttttgtaaaaaaacaaaaacagatTTATTTACTCTTAATTAACTTGTGAATCACATTATATGCTACATATTTTTCCCTtgcatattatatatattccATTAAAGGAACATTTAGATACACTTATGTCAACCATAAATATTTacgttttttaattatttattttgactatCTCACATAAATATTTAcgtttgataatttattttgactATCTCACATAAATATTTACTTGGATAACTTTACTTTTGATGGATAACTGACATAGAGATAATTGAATATTATTAGATATAAtttgcacacaacaacaaaatttatcaCACAAcaataaagtttatttatttatttatttatttattattgttgaccaaatatatatatatatatatatatatattattgaatcATATATGttatttagaaataaaattaatactataattgctaatttttaattataaaattccTCCATCAGTGCTCCTCTACAGTCTTTATAAGTATCTGCCCTTTCCCCAGTATTTTACTACAAAAGTACGTTCTAGTAATTTTGCACCTAAATTTTATTAGTGTTTTcttatttcaaaaatgaaaatactCTTTGCTTTCTTTCTATTgtttttcattgcttcacctaGCTTGTGCTCTCAATTagtaaatcataaaatattactagaTGGCAGCAATCACTTCAATGTTCTTAATTATGGTGCCAAGGGTGATGGCCAAACTGATGAttcaaatgtatattttttttgttatatgcttttatttttcaatcttttatattttattttttgagataaaatttATCTATTCTAATACAAATTAACTTTATGTTAAAAGGCATTTTTGAGAGCATGGCAAGATGTTTGTAGTACAAGACAAAGTAACCCAATACTTCTCATACCCAATGGCAAAAGATTCCTGTTGCAACCTGTGTCGTTTCGAGGCCCTTGCAAATCTTCACGGGTTAACGTTGTGGTAGGTCATAAGTTATTAAGTTACACATATATGCACGActatgttaaaaatatttattttaagcatATAATTATTTAAGGTGTTTTATCAAtcatattattgttttttttcttttctgaagGATGTCCTATTAATTAATTCTCAATTATACGTGAATTATTACTTCATCGATTATTCCTTTAATGGAGTATTACACATTTATGCATGATTAGGGAAATTTCAATAATTTCTAAATATAAGTACATCTTAATTTgtcaatcaaataattatttttagggAAATAATTTGTCAATTAAATAATTCTTTTGTCTCATGCATATCCTATTAATTAATGCTGATTACATAATCGATCATTCCTAATACTAATATGTGGGTTGGCAGCTTCAAGGAACTATTAGTGCCCCAAAAAGTATTGAGGAATGGGATTGGACAAAAGGTGATGTTGGGAAATCATGGATACAATTCTGGCACATAAATGGCCTTGTTATCAACGGAGGAGGAACAGTTGATGGCCAAGGTGCTCCTTGGTGGAACAAATTTCATGACCAAACTGACCTTACTAGGCCAACGGTAACTTAtataattgcattttttttaatttaaattatatcaataatggcaaatataaacttttttttaaagtctgTAACAAACAagcttaaaatatataattaattatttcatctgACACTTATATGCAGGCTCTTAGATTTAGTAACTGTGATAATCTTAATGTTGCCACGTTGACTCACATCAACAGTCCAAAAAATCATATAAGCATTACTTCATGCCATGGTGTTCGCATCTCGCATCTTCATATAAATGCACCAGAGGAGAGTCCCAACACGGATGGATTTGATATTTCTTCATCATCCAACATCTTGATTTATCGTTCAACCATCTCAACTGGTTCAATTTTAGATTATTccctattattatatattacaaAGTCACAAATTATTtcccatattttatttataagcaCAAATGAGACTAAAAGGAGGACAGGGGGTTTGCATcttattaattttcttatatttattctttattttaggTGATGATTGTATCGCCATTAATAGTGGTTCCAACTTCATCAACATAACCGATGTTTATTGTGGACCTGGCCATGGAATCAGGTTAGttgttcaaataattttatgattttttgcaTTATGTTATTGCTTTTTTAgcattatgttattattataatcgtAATGTGTgggtcaatatatatatatagtgtcgGAAGTCTTGGAAAAGGTGGAGATTTTGCTATGGTAGAAGAGATACTTGTAAAAAATTGTACTTTTCGTGGGACTACAAATGGTGCTAGAATCAAGACATGGGTGGTAAGTATCAGATTCTAATTAATTGGGTGTATGATTAAATTAACTCTTGTGGTGATTAATAActttataacatttttcttaaaaactcactttaaaaaaataaataaaagaggaccagtttgttatagttttttgtttaataaagtaatatttttagaataagtAACAAACAGGCTCATAATTaatcacttttgaaaaaaaaattggaaaaaatctaaaaataacttcaaatgagaagttatttttaatagcttctataaaaaattatcatttataactggttttttaaaataatgattttcaatatgacaaataaataaaagcaaattctacttttttttttaaatctttaaaatagAGGGtatgtttgtttaagatttttttaaaaatgatttttttaatagtatgttattattttttataacaattttaaaaaataattttaaacataatattttcaaatgaaaaattgaattaaatagtttttcttaaaacaccattttaaatatttcatctatttgctaattttttataataaaatttcaaaaataattaagatagaaaactattttcatatgttcttcataaaaattatttttaaaagataccttctaaaaaaaatatgatttttataatattaaaatctctaataataattatttaaattaacgaatattaaaattatttttttttatcaataacaaatgagtttaaagatttttatataaatttttataaaaataatttttaaaatataaagtcaagtcactttttaattttttgaaataaatcgGATAAAATAGTGTTGATGTTAATTTGGTTTGtgtttaatgaaatatataGGGAGGACGTGGTTATGCAAGGAAGATCACATTCGAAGATATTAAACTTTATAAAGTGAGTCACCCTGTGATTATTGATCAACAATACGATGCCTTATTATCAAGTACAAATGACGCAGTTAAAATTAGTGATGTTACTTATCGCAAAATTCGAGGAACATCAAATGATAACGAtgcaattgaattgaattgtgCTTCTATTGGTTGCACCAACATTGTATTTGAAAACATCTACATAATTGGTGTTGATAGAGAGACCACATCTTCGTCGTGCAGAAATGTTGAAGGAACTAGCTCTTATTGTAATCCAAAGATCCCATGTCTTTCTTAGTGTCTTTTTTTAGTTGAGCaatattagaaaaaaatattaaatcagtTTAgtcaaatttattcttttaaagaTTTTAGTGTTTATTTAGAGACTAGTTTTATAAGTCTCTAAGAATACTAAGAAacaaattattgatatatttcatTGTTAGAGAATGAAATTGGATTTCCAATTAGAGTATGTACTATTCTTAGAAATAAAATTTGGTCCTTCCTCTCTTGGTTAAATGAGTAGattgtaataatacttttgttatatttttattctttctttacaaaaagaGGGCAGTGCCcaaggaaaagaaaaatctaTGATTATACTGAACAATTCCATATTTATTAGTTTGATATAATGGAATCTACTCgattaaaattaaatggttaataattaaatttgataacttaaattataaaataaaggataaaagtttacatttttttagattGTATGATAAAGATCAACAGTCATAATGTGACTGAATGTCTGAATTTAATAGTAGGGAATCCAATTTGactatatgaatattttttttattgatggaTTTTCTCTAAGATACCGtgcttgtatttttttttaaaatttaattaggtATACAGAAATTATGTATAATTTTACATACGTTTAtttgtgaaaaataattaaatctaacatactacataataaatataaaaaatattgtcaaatattATCGCACATTTTTTTGGAAAATGCTGAATGTTTTGgaatcagttttttttttttcattcactCTCAAGTTTTAAatatagcttttttttttttttttttttttttttatcattctctaataaattaataatttattattgttgcATTTCTTCAGATCTCTAATTTGTACTAaatatcaacattatatttttttgtcaacatATAGTCGCACATTTTAAATATGGTGGATTTCGTAGAGATAGTATGGGTCGTCCGTCAAAAAAATGGGTCGGATTTTATAATCATCTTGCCATCTCATTCACGAGTGAGTTCGTAAACAAACAATGTGTGAGTTgataggggtgggaataggctaggccagaccaggctttgaaaggcctgagcctgacctacgatttattttttaggtctaagtctggcctacgacctatcataggcttttttttcggcctggcctgacctttttaaaagtatgGTCTGACCTgcaagcctatttaaaagcccatttaaaataatttttaaaaaatatgaaacaaacatcctttaaaccctaaaaaataattttgtgtgtcaaataatagattttttttttgaaacaaacacactaattataacctcttaaacaaatatggaagactaCTCAGTGATTAACTAATTGAACagctaccaaatatgaaatgactaccaaatatagaatgctaccgaatatggaacaactactgaatatggaatgttTACTAAGTAATtgcttaattgatagaatttaaaataggaaataatattattaatataataataataataataaataatattaataaataataaaatatatataggtcgtcttgtcaggcctaataggtttttttataagcatgagtctggcctatttaaataaataggctttaaaaatggcctgagcctaacctttttattaaataggccatgccataagtaggtcaggccataggcccctgatggacggcctagcctattcccatccctatgAGTTGACATGTtaaattcaaaaaagaaaattatacataaattaaagagaaaaataatatacaaagtTAATGTTAATTAGTTTTTACATTAACGTTCAATAAAAatctaccaaatatgaaatgactaccaaatatagaatgctaccgaatatggaacaactactgaatatggaatgttTACTAAGTAATtgcttaattgatagaatttaaaataggaaataatattattaatataataataataataataaataatattaataaataataaaatatatataggtcgtcttgtcaggcctaataggtttttttataagcatgagtctggcctatttaaataaataggctttaaaaatggcctgagcctaacctttttattaaataggccatgccataagtaggtcaggccataggcccctgatggacggcctagcctattcccatccctatgAGTTGACATGTtaaattcaaaaaagaaaattatacataaattaaagagaaaaataatatacaaagtTAATGTTAATTAGTTTTTACATTAACGTTCaataaaaatagagtaaaaggaatttaaaaattgattattaaataACCATATATAGTAAGACAATGGATTTCTATTATACAAcgatataaaactattttatattctCAATGCATGATCATTGACTCTAGATTTAATGATGGAAAAGTGAATAAGAAAGACTTTGATATAGATAATACTCAACCCTAATTCGTTCTTAAATCTTGACCACACCATTTCTTTAGAACATATTTCATCCTAACTCtttataacaaaaactaaaatgtaaACTCGTGCTCGCACGGGTGAAACAATCATTTTAAAACTCAAGGTGGTTGTATAAAATTTGTTTCACAGAACTCTGATTCATTATAATCATGGGTACGTATGTGAAAGCactaagaatttttaaaatataacattaattatgaATAATTCAAAGATGCGTTGAGTGACTATTATTACGAACTTTCCTTCTAATTGGTCGAGAAATTTCAAATCTAAATGTTTCCTTCTAACACAGGTTCAATTTACATGTAGAAAAAAAcactaaataatttattaccATTAAGGATACAATATACATTAGTTCgatatacaatatatatatatgtccaATACACATGTAGACaaaaaaacatgtttaaaaACATAAACCTTGTGTTGAGCAAAAGAAATGTCTTTAGtgtgtttttacttttttagttATGCCTAGACGaaggtttatttttgtttaaatttaataaaattaaattcaagataattttgatatttaatttagatatagagtttatattattttgacttttattttaattgttgtttAATTGGACTTTTCAACTATTGGGCATTTTATTTTAGAACCATCACCAATTTTCCATCTATTTCGAAGAGATAATAATGCTCGAGAACTCCAAATGCTCCTCTAAGTGAAGTAAGTATTTGTCTTTTCGAGACTCTCCTTTACAAAATTTACCCcctaatcaattagttaaatgatttttatttaagatttaattagtcaagagaaaaatatattctagataaatatttgtttcggattaattagttaaaaaacaaTCTTTGatggattaaaaataaatgaagatTTTTATAGATATCATTGTATATAAATACAATGTTATAAGTCAAGTTTCACACTTAGACAGTATAACTAAATTTCAAGCACAATAACTATTAAACATCAACATCAAATATTTGCTTTGAGTCGATAGTTCAAATCTTCTTATCTGCTATAATACATAAAAGTAGGAAGTGGAATAATAATCTCAGCGAGTTCCATAAAAAATAGAGGGttagttataaaatatatttttaaaacatcaacAATAGAAATAATGCAAAGTTTTGTtgtccataaaataaattaatgtttgaaaacctttcaattcaattaatttttccaTATAATATGGCAATCTATTCCAATTATCTCAACGTGAGCCACAAAGATAATTGTGATCATTTTATAAGGTATGTCTTGACTATGACTAAAACAGGTGCCCCAGCTGCTCTTCCCTTACAAATGTTTTGTTAATAAAACACAATCATATCTCTCTGTATTATTTTCAGCCATTCAATTTAAAACATATAACTAAAAAAGTGAAATTTGAACATAAGAtaagtataatattaatttggatTCTCATTTGAAATTAAACCTGCAACATTAGAAGAAACTCTATTAGATGATGGATGGATCGTgaccatgcaagaagaactaaaCCAATTCAAGAGAAATGATGTATGAGATCTTGTActcaaactcaaaaaaaaaaaaaaaaagccaatTGGAATAAAATggtttttccaaaaaaaaattggatgagAAAGGTGAAATGGTATGAAATAAAGCTAGACTTGTAGCCCAAGGTTATAGTCAGCagaaatatattgattataaCGGAAAATTTTGCCCTTGTAATAAGGTTAGAAGCAATCATAATTGTACTTTCATTTGCAGCTTTTAACAAAGTTATTTCAACTAATGGAtgggaaaaatatatttttaacttgttaTATAAATGAATAAGTGTATGTTAAACAACCTCATACCTTTGAAGATAATGAACTTCCATACCATGttgttaaattataaaaataaatgtatggTCTGAAACGaactccaagagcttggtatcaCACATTAAGTAgttttctcttaaaaaaatattttgaaagaggCTAGGTTAATACTACTTTATTGAGAAGATCATCTAAGAATGACTATCTCATTGTCTAAGTATATGTAcatgatataattttaatttctactAATGTTAAGCTCTGTCAATAGTATTCTAAGTTAATGTATAATGAATTTGATATAAGCACGACGAATGagcttaaatattttctttgaaCCCAAATTCATCAAAGCTAATAAGGATTATTCAGTCATCAAACCAAATATACAAGAGAacatcttaaaaaatttaaaatgcatAAATGCAAACTCATGCTTACACCTATGCATCCCACATGTTCTCTTGATACATATAAATCAGGTAAAAACGTGGATCAAAAGGTATATAGAGGTATCATTGACTCTCTCCTCTACTTAATTGTTTCTAGACTTGACATTGTATTTAGTGTGTATGTGTTCAAGATTTCAATATGACCCTAAAGCATATCATTTAACTATTGTTAAAAGGATCTTTTGATATTTGAAAGACACTACTATCTTGGTTTGTATTATAAGCCATCATTTGAGTACATGTTAGTATTTTTCTATAATGCTAGCCTCTAGAGATGCGCTGCAAAGGAAAAAAACACTAGTGGAAGTTGTATATTCTTTGGTGTGAATCTGATTTTCTGGTCatgcaaaagacaaaaaactATTGCTCTGACTTCAGAATACATTTTAGCACTCAAGTGTTGTGCATGAAACATTAACTAGAAGACTACAAAATACATGAGAGTAACATTCATTTCTTCTGTGATAACAGTTTTACTATATGTTTAACCAAAAATCATGTTTCACATTCAAAGAcaaaacatatagagattaaacatcactttataagaaattttgtccataagggtattttagagatTAAATTTATTGACATTGGTCATCAATGGGCAAATATTTTTACAACACCCATTGCTGATGACAGATTtcattttataaagaaaattttaaatattcaatatataaaGGAGTGACGTGGGAATTCATGTATACATTTTCTTATggtaaaataaacttattagttAAATATGAATGCCCTACCTCTGATGAATTGAATTTATCATATGCCTTTAGTCAATTTAAATTTCAGTTATCCATTATATGAACAGTTCTCTTGAAAGATGTTTGCATTGTGTGATTTTCTGATATGTGTTGTCTTTTGTTTCTTTAACACATGCACAATAGTTATTTCTTTTCACTTTTAGTAACTCAAACGCTCTATCAAAAACAACAACACTCAAGTCTTTCATTTCTATCATGTATTTCCCACACTTTTGCAAACCTTTGAAACCTTTTTAAAACTCTCCTTGATTCTCTAATGGCTTCAAGTTTCACTTCTTATTCTATTATTGGTAATGCTACTTGTTCCATCACTATGACATGTAATATGGCCCAACTAGATGTTCTCAATGAACTTCAAATTGATTTCACTAATCTTGTTGAGAATGGGTTCAAATTCATCAATGATTCTTCCAGTATTGGATAGTTTGAGTACTTTAGCCTAGACCAACTGTCTATTCTAAATGTTTTAGTGAAAGTATTTTGGCGGTTTGCAAATGCAAACAAAAATGGAGAAGTTGCTAGTGTAAATTTAGGGATTCTTGTCAAAATCACTCAACAAACCATTGCTGCTATTACCAAATGACTAGATGAAGGCATGATAATGATGAATGGATACGATTTAAGAGTTAGCTCTTCTAAAATCAACAAGGATTATTTTAAGATCCCAAAGTCAACTCCAAGTTAGTGCATC
The genomic region above belongs to Cicer arietinum cultivar CDC Frontier isolate Library 1 chromosome 4, Cicar.CDCFrontier_v2.0, whole genome shotgun sequence and contains:
- the LOC101508868 gene encoding probable polygalacturonase At3g15720; protein product: MKILFAFFLLFFIASPSLCSQLVNHKILLDGSNHFNVLNYGAKGDGQTDDSNAFLRAWQDVCSTRQSNPILLIPNGKRFLLQPVSFRGPCKSSRVNVVLQGTISAPKSIEEWDWTKGDVGKSWIQFWHINGLVINGGGTVDGQGAPWWNKFHDQTDLTRPTALRFSNCDNLNVATLTHINSPKNHISITSCHGVRISHLHINAPEESPNTDGFDISSSSNILIYRSTISTGDDCIAINSGSNFINITDVYCGPGHGISVGSLGKGGDFAMVEEILVKNCTFRGTTNGARIKTWVGGRGYARKITFEDIKLYKVSHPVIIDQQYDALLSSTNDAVKISDVTYRKIRGTSNDNDAIELNCASIGCTNIVFENIYIIGVDRETTSSSCRNVEGTSSYCNPKIPCLS